In Pseudomonas sp. R76, one genomic interval encodes:
- a CDS encoding nucleotidyltransferase family protein, whose product MSITAIVLAAGQGSRFRAEAGADKDKLLADCVGLDGVTRPVIEQVLLNLPERVVKRWVVTSPDRLEVIRLARLYGCEVLLLESAGMGDSLAAAVAASSPSDGWLVVLGDMPFILPSSIDHVAAALADESISVPVHDGQYGHPVAFGRAWGPALCALSGDRGAKPLFAKGCPLEVSVDDPGVLWDVDVPQALHFGR is encoded by the coding sequence ATGAGCATTACCGCAATCGTGCTGGCGGCCGGGCAGGGCAGTCGTTTTCGAGCCGAGGCGGGGGCTGATAAAGATAAGTTGCTGGCCGATTGCGTAGGCTTGGATGGCGTGACGCGGCCGGTAATCGAGCAGGTGCTGTTGAATCTGCCTGAACGTGTCGTGAAGCGCTGGGTGGTGACCTCGCCGGACCGTCTTGAGGTGATTCGCCTGGCGCGTCTCTACGGTTGTGAAGTGTTGCTGCTGGAGTCGGCAGGCATGGGCGACAGCCTGGCGGCGGCAGTCGCAGCCAGCAGCCCAAGCGATGGCTGGCTGGTGGTGTTGGGGGATATGCCGTTCATCTTGCCTTCGAGTATTGATCACGTGGCCGCCGCGCTGGCAGACGAAAGCATCAGCGTGCCGGTGCATGACGGTCAGTACGGTCATCCTGTGGCGTTCGGCCGTGCATGGGGGCCAGCCTTGTGCGCGTTGTCCGGTGATCGCGGTGCAAAGCCGCTGTTTGCCAAGGGTTGCCCGCTGGAGGTGAGCGTCGATGATCCCGGCGTTTTGTGGGATGTGGACGTGCCGCAAGCACTGCACTTCGGCAGGTGA